A window of Flavobacterium flavigenum contains these coding sequences:
- a CDS encoding SixA phosphatase family protein has translation MKNLILIRHAKSSWEAPLKDFDRPLMKRGILDAHSVSGAIAEFLPKTYTIWSSTAARASETAIIFAQNLSYPLESILFKDELYTFDERHLEKVIKSCDNSLESVILFGHNEAITNFVNKFGDVFIENVPTSGFVSLQFDSERWDTIDKGKTHKTIFPKDLK, from the coding sequence ATGAAAAATTTAATTTTAATAAGACATGCAAAATCCAGTTGGGAAGCCCCTCTGAAAGATTTTGACAGACCTTTAATGAAAAGAGGTATTTTAGATGCCCACAGCGTTTCAGGTGCCATTGCGGAATTTCTCCCTAAAACCTATACAATCTGGAGCAGTACCGCTGCCAGAGCTTCAGAAACAGCAATAATTTTTGCCCAAAATTTATCCTACCCATTAGAAAGTATTTTATTCAAAGACGAGTTGTATACTTTTGATGAAAGGCATCTTGAAAAAGTTATCAAATCATGTGATAATAGTTTAGAAAGCGTTATTCTTTTTGGACATAACGAGGCTATTACAAATTTTGTTAATAAATTTGGGGATGTTTTTATAGAAAATGTTCCAACTTCAGGTTTCGTATCACTGCAATTCGATTCAGAAAGATGGGATACGATTGATAAAGGCAAAACCCATAAAACTATTTTCCCCAAAGATTTAAAATAA